In Acidobacteriota bacterium, a genomic segment contains:
- a CDS encoding tetratricopeptide repeat protein, translating to MNNPSPIRRLAGWFLRFLSPASDLGRESLWRRYLRRADKAEARRDRRKVEAELRAAHKLAQSFGKDDLRYVESVEHLADYYENASDYVQSEEFYKEAIRCRMEIQGPDHFDLGRTMNNLAVLHYAQGKFEEAVPLYQRVLKIIEDARGPEDKEIPVLLGNLAAVMRKLHRDQESDRLLSRANAIRRKRKQQSAG from the coding sequence ATGAACAACCCCAGCCCCATCCGCCGCCTCGCAGGCTGGTTCCTGCGCTTCCTCTCCCCTGCCTCCGACCTGGGACGGGAGTCCCTCTGGCGCCGCTATCTGCGCCGAGCCGACAAAGCCGAAGCCCGTCGCGACCGCCGCAAGGTGGAAGCTGAGTTGCGAGCCGCCCACAAGCTGGCCCAGTCCTTCGGCAAGGACGACCTGCGCTACGTAGAAAGCGTCGAGCATCTGGCCGACTATTACGAGAACGCCAGCGACTATGTCCAATCCGAGGAGTTCTACAAAGAAGCCATCCGCTGCCGCATGGAAATCCAGGGACCCGACCATTTCGACCTGGGACGCACCATGAACAACCTGGCCGTTCTCCACTACGCCCAGGGCAAGTTCGAAGAAGCCGTCCCTCTCTACCAGCGTGTCCTCAAGATCATCGAGGACGCGCGCGGCCCCGAAGACAAGGAAATCCCCGTCCTCTTAGGCAATCTGGCCGCCGTCATGCGCAAGCTCCACCGCGACCAAGAATCCGACCGCCTCCTGTCCCGCGCCAACGCCATCCGCCGCAAACGCAAGCAGCAGTCGGCAGGGTGA
- a CDS encoding DCC1-like thiol-disulfide oxidoreductase family protein: protein MDKQAPRNDSLWRGKERPVILFDGVCNLCAWSVQFVLKRDREGVFRFASLQSDVAPEILDGCRFDEDDLDSVVLVDRDGCWARSAAALRIARRLRFPWPLLYAFVIVPRPLRDLLYRFIARNRYRWFGRKEQCWLPDDNWKQRFLDSE from the coding sequence ATGGACAAGCAAGCGCCGCGCAACGACTCACTTTGGAGAGGTAAGGAACGTCCAGTCATCCTTTTTGACGGGGTGTGCAATCTTTGTGCTTGGTCGGTGCAGTTCGTTCTCAAGCGCGACCGGGAGGGGGTGTTTCGGTTCGCTTCCTTGCAGTCCGATGTGGCACCCGAGATTTTGGATGGCTGCCGCTTCGACGAGGATGATCTGGACAGCGTGGTGCTGGTTGATCGGGACGGCTGCTGGGCGCGTTCCGCCGCCGCGCTGCGCATTGCCCGGCGGTTGCGATTCCCCTGGCCGCTGCTATACGCCTTTGTCATCGTTCCCCGTCCCCTGCGCGACCTGCTCTATCGCTTCATCGCCCGCAACCGCTACCGCTGGTTCGGCCGCAAGGAGCAATGCTGGCTTCCGGATGACAACTGGAAGCAGCGCTTTCTCGACAGCGAATAG
- a CDS encoding MATE family efflux transporter — protein MARVKSQKFDRHIVEGPIHSAVWKLAWPTMLQNVVAGLQGIVDHTLIGHYVGFEGNAAVGVSWQIFLVVVVFVGSVFTGMGILVARFAGAGDSEKVNRVVYQACLVAFIITGGILAPAGYLLAPTLLDWVNAAPEVQAEALPYLRTILVFSIGMLFYFLIAGALRAAGDARTPLRLGLMMTFLNLGLSVILIRGLGPIPAFGTIGAAMGTVIASGLVSLIAFYLLWSKQLVVRMGGCWKPDFRIIRQLFRFGLPTGFQGIAMNLGGVLLMGFVGALPNSAEAQAAYVVAYTQLFSLITWTSVGLMAATSTVVGQNLGAGLLHRARRAAVTGAAIGLLVAIAMGTLYLAFPEPLLKIFGLEDETVLALGRQLLGYLSVSGLFVTVALNYNGALQGSGDTRSPMVVTVISQLIVPVGILFAVQHYSTLQPGHVWLAIVIGHFLRGTLNVIRFHQGRWIDIKVDIDN, from the coding sequence ATGGCGCGCGTCAAGTCTCAGAAATTCGACCGCCACATTGTCGAGGGCCCCATTCACTCGGCGGTCTGGAAGCTGGCCTGGCCCACCATGCTGCAGAACGTGGTAGCCGGACTGCAAGGCATCGTCGACCACACCCTGATCGGCCACTATGTCGGTTTTGAAGGCAACGCCGCCGTGGGCGTCAGTTGGCAGATCTTTCTGGTGGTGGTGGTGTTCGTGGGCTCCGTCTTCACCGGCATGGGGATCCTGGTGGCCCGCTTCGCCGGCGCCGGCGACTCGGAAAAGGTCAACCGCGTCGTCTACCAGGCCTGCCTGGTGGCCTTCATCATCACCGGCGGCATCCTGGCCCCCGCCGGATACCTGCTGGCCCCCACCCTGCTCGACTGGGTCAACGCCGCCCCCGAGGTCCAGGCCGAAGCCCTGCCCTACTTGCGCACCATCCTGGTCTTCAGCATCGGGATGCTCTTCTATTTTCTCATCGCCGGCGCGCTGCGCGCCGCCGGGGACGCCCGCACTCCGCTGCGGCTGGGCCTGATGATGACCTTCCTCAACCTGGGGCTGAGCGTCATCCTCATCCGCGGACTGGGCCCCATCCCCGCCTTCGGGACCATAGGCGCCGCCATGGGGACGGTGATCGCCTCGGGACTGGTGTCGCTGATAGCCTTCTACCTGCTCTGGAGCAAGCAACTGGTGGTGCGCATGGGCGGCTGCTGGAAGCCTGACTTCCGCATCATCCGCCAACTCTTCCGCTTCGGACTGCCTACCGGATTCCAGGGAATCGCCATGAACCTGGGAGGCGTGCTGCTGATGGGATTCGTGGGGGCCCTGCCCAACAGCGCGGAGGCCCAGGCCGCCTACGTGGTGGCCTACACTCAGCTCTTCTCGCTCATTACCTGGACCTCGGTAGGACTGATGGCCGCCACCTCCACCGTGGTGGGACAGAACCTGGGCGCCGGCCTGCTCCACCGGGCCAGACGCGCAGCCGTCACCGGAGCCGCTATCGGCCTCTTGGTTGCCATAGCCATGGGGACGCTCTACCTTGCCTTCCCCGAGCCGCTGCTCAAGATCTTCGGACTGGAAGACGAAACCGTGCTGGCGCTGGGCCGCCAATTGCTGGGCTATCTGAGCGTGTCGGGACTCTTCGTGACAGTGGCGCTCAACTACAACGGAGCCCTCCAGGGCAGCGGAGACACCCGCTCTCCGATGGTGGTCACGGTCATCTCGCAACTGATCGTCCCCGTGGGCATCCTCTTCGCCGTCCAGCACTACTCGACGCTTCAGCCCGGCCATGTTTGGCTGGCCATCGTCATCGGACACTTCCTTCGCGGCACCCTCAACGTCATCCGCTTCCACCAGGGCCGCTGGATCGACATCAAAGTCGATATCGACAACTGA
- a CDS encoding TonB-dependent receptor → MEDRTMQLPRRGVLCVLFVLLAGTAALGQAQITTGVIEGVVTDESGGVVPGASVRVVNVGTNLERNFITGDDGRFLAPQLPSGRYNVEVTMEGFANLRQEDVQLTVGKVISLDLQLKVSSVDETVVVTGTPLLDTAKIESSTTLDSATIESTPVLGRKFEDLLTLTPGVSIVQGPDGDEINFNGQRGIFNNISLDGGDYNNGFFGEQVGGQRAAVDITMEAVQEFQVIATGANAEFGRSAGGIVNVVTKSGTNEVHGSLFHFQRLESLSANTSDGRPLTDFHREQFGGTIGGPIQRDKMFYFFAFEQITGNLTRDNLSAVVGDTPCPTASPNLMDNQDLIGSNADCQRLALIDFFQQSRGQNEGAPVERPVNNSSLLAKYDWTISDTNNLSASYNYTRSKKENETFDVPTYGNSANGTEGPGEIQTAHLNWFSSITPTALNEFHFTYSRENRPRSATESNVPADTAIGFETTFRFGNPFFLQPDIDELFWRTQLRDNFTLIRGDHTIKLGGEWLHSLNEQVFRGFFTGRYIFGDVVGFLRYASPADMGPGFGPDVEACADGSFTDLSIGCPDGVGSFGSPLLLYLQGAGVRGPTSDATGFSNITNEDLAFFIQDKWQLHPTFTLNLGLRYEAQLFPEVVVPPSQTAYGNLLGDPRFPSDGTIPDETSMWQPRIGFAWDVGGTRKSVWRASAGVFNARQNMLTQVGSITTNGEQQQTIAGGAFANPTIRPTWPFTVEPDPLPPGEFPLFTGVRIFAEDYRNPRIYTVNTSFEQQFAQDWVAYVDFTWSKGVYLTRFLNINNGSAPTALPENGDVVTYLGPNPFGPQLGEVALTSSSAKSLYRGVVVGMRKRFSNDFSMEWNYTYARDYDDDSNERDPFTFRAFNRFNLDADYALSDRDIAHKFNLVLSALLPGGIDFSSRVQGRSAQPITTNPAGNGSGPPCNPQNIRTRVVDGIDCGRNTLRKDNEFFSWDWRIQRPFRWGDGRYALIPLVEMFNTFNNDNNINPLTTPGLFNFDGFLRAGVGDPRQVQLGLKFTF, encoded by the coding sequence ATGGAGGACCGAACGATGCAGCTACCGAGAAGAGGGGTATTGTGCGTCCTGTTCGTCTTGCTGGCCGGAACGGCGGCACTGGGACAGGCGCAAATCACAACCGGCGTTATCGAAGGAGTCGTCACCGACGAATCGGGCGGCGTCGTGCCTGGCGCCTCGGTTCGGGTGGTGAACGTGGGGACCAATCTGGAGAGAAATTTCATCACCGGCGACGACGGCCGTTTTCTCGCTCCCCAGCTTCCCTCAGGCCGGTACAACGTCGAAGTGACGATGGAGGGCTTCGCCAACCTGCGCCAGGAGGACGTGCAATTGACGGTGGGGAAAGTCATCTCCCTGGACCTTCAACTGAAGGTCTCTTCGGTGGATGAAACCGTCGTTGTCACCGGAACGCCTCTGCTGGACACGGCCAAGATCGAATCCTCCACCACCCTTGATTCCGCCACCATCGAATCCACGCCGGTGCTGGGACGCAAGTTCGAAGACCTGCTGACCCTGACGCCGGGCGTCAGCATCGTTCAGGGACCGGACGGCGACGAGATCAACTTCAACGGCCAGCGCGGCATCTTCAACAACATCAGCTTGGACGGAGGCGACTACAACAACGGCTTCTTCGGGGAGCAGGTGGGCGGACAGCGGGCCGCCGTCGACATCACCATGGAAGCCGTGCAGGAGTTTCAGGTCATCGCCACCGGCGCCAACGCCGAATTCGGACGCTCGGCCGGCGGCATCGTCAACGTCGTCACCAAGAGCGGCACCAACGAAGTCCACGGCAGCCTCTTCCACTTCCAGCGGCTGGAGTCGCTGAGCGCCAACACCTCGGACGGCAGGCCGCTGACAGACTTTCACCGCGAGCAGTTCGGGGGAACCATCGGCGGCCCCATCCAGCGCGACAAGATGTTCTATTTCTTTGCCTTCGAGCAAATCACGGGAAATCTCACCCGCGACAATCTCAGCGCCGTGGTGGGCGACACGCCCTGCCCCACCGCCAGCCCCAACCTCATGGACAACCAGGACCTGATCGGCTCCAACGCCGATTGCCAGCGCTTGGCGCTGATCGATTTCTTCCAGCAATCACGGGGACAGAACGAGGGAGCGCCGGTTGAGCGTCCCGTCAACAACAGTTCTCTTCTGGCCAAGTATGACTGGACCATCAGCGACACCAACAACCTCTCGGCCTCCTACAACTACACGCGCTCCAAGAAAGAGAACGAAACCTTCGACGTGCCCACTTACGGCAACTCGGCCAACGGCACCGAGGGGCCGGGCGAGATCCAGACGGCACATTTGAATTGGTTTTCCAGCATTACGCCCACTGCGCTCAACGAGTTTCACTTCACTTACTCGCGCGAAAACAGGCCCCGCTCGGCTACCGAATCCAATGTCCCCGCCGATACCGCCATCGGATTCGAGACCACCTTCCGCTTCGGCAACCCTTTCTTTCTGCAGCCCGATATCGACGAACTCTTCTGGCGCACCCAGTTGCGCGACAACTTCACCTTGATCAGGGGCGACCACACCATCAAGTTGGGGGGCGAATGGCTGCATTCGCTCAACGAGCAGGTCTTCCGCGGGTTCTTCACCGGACGCTACATCTTCGGCGACGTGGTGGGATTCCTGCGCTATGCTTCTCCCGCCGACATGGGACCCGGCTTCGGGCCTGACGTGGAAGCCTGCGCCGACGGAAGCTTCACCGATCTATCCATCGGCTGCCCGGACGGCGTAGGCTCTTTCGGAAGCCCGCTGCTGCTCTATCTGCAGGGAGCGGGAGTGCGCGGTCCGACGAGCGACGCCACCGGCTTTTCAAACATCACCAACGAGGACCTGGCCTTCTTCATCCAGGACAAGTGGCAGTTGCATCCCACCTTTACGCTGAATCTGGGCCTGCGCTATGAAGCCCAGCTCTTCCCCGAAGTGGTCGTTCCGCCCTCTCAGACGGCTTACGGAAACCTCTTGGGCGATCCCCGTTTTCCCTCCGACGGCACCATCCCCGACGAAACTTCGATGTGGCAGCCCCGCATCGGCTTCGCCTGGGACGTGGGCGGCACCCGCAAGTCGGTATGGCGGGCCAGCGCCGGCGTCTTCAACGCGCGCCAGAACATGCTCACCCAGGTGGGATCGATCACCACCAACGGCGAGCAGCAGCAGACCATCGCCGGAGGCGCTTTCGCCAATCCCACCATCCGGCCCACTTGGCCCTTCACGGTGGAACCCGATCCCCTGCCGCCCGGCGAGTTCCCGCTCTTCACAGGCGTGCGCATCTTTGCCGAGGACTACCGCAATCCGCGCATCTACACCGTCAATACGTCCTTTGAGCAGCAATTCGCTCAGGATTGGGTGGCCTACGTCGATTTCACCTGGTCGAAGGGCGTCTACCTGACCCGTTTCTTGAACATCAACAACGGTTCTGCTCCCACGGCCCTGCCCGAGAACGGCGACGTCGTCACCTATCTCGGCCCCAACCCCTTCGGCCCCCAGTTGGGCGAAGTGGCGCTGACCAGTTCCAGCGCCAAGTCGCTTTACCGCGGAGTGGTGGTGGGAATGCGCAAGCGCTTTTCCAACGACTTCTCGATGGAGTGGAACTACACTTACGCGCGCGACTACGACGACGATTCCAACGAGCGCGATCCTTTCACCTTCCGCGCCTTCAACCGCTTCAACCTGGACGCCGACTATGCCCTCAGCGACCGCGACATCGCCCACAAGTTCAATCTGGTGCTGTCGGCGCTGCTTCCCGGCGGCATCGACTTCAGCAGCCGCGTCCAGGGCCGTTCGGCACAGCCCATCACCACCAATCCGGCCGGCAACGGATCGGGCCCTCCCTGCAACCCGCAGAACATCCGCACCCGGGTGGTGGACGGCATCGACTGCGGACGCAATACCTTGAGGAAGGACAACGAGTTCTTCTCCTGGGATTGGCGCATCCAGCGGCCCTTCCGCTGGGGAGACGGCCGCTACGCCCTCATTCCCCTGGTGGAGATGTTCAACACCTTCAACAACGACAACAACATCAATCCGCTCACCACGCCCGGATTGTTCAACTTCGACGGTTTCCTGCGGGCCGGAGTCGGCGATCCGCGTCAAGTGCAACTGGGCCTCAAGTTCACGTTTTAG